One Setaria italica strain Yugu1 chromosome II, Setaria_italica_v2.0, whole genome shotgun sequence DNA segment encodes these proteins:
- the LOC111256267 gene encoding 60S ribosomal protein L38-like, producing MPKQIHEIKDFLLTARRKDARSVRIKRAKGAVKFKVRCSRYLYTLCVHDADKANKLKQSLPPGLSVQEI from the exons ATG CCGAAGCAGATCCACGAGATCAAGGACTTCCTGCTGACGGCGCGGCGGAAGGACGCGCGGTCGGTGCGGATCAAGCGGGCTAAGGGCGCCGTCAAGTTCAAGGTGCGCTGCTCCAGGTACCTCTACACCCTCTGCGTCCACGACGCCGACAAGGCCAACAAGCTCAAGCAGTCGCTCCCGCCAG